One part of the Nitrospinaceae bacterium genome encodes these proteins:
- a CDS encoding cell division protein ZapA: protein MSEKIMVEIFGQQLNLKSSANPQYAEDLASFVDEQIRKVANQSNDPLKVALLASMNIANELFEERRVQQESVDEIAQRADSLIEMLEKSA from the coding sequence ATGAGCGAAAAAATTATGGTGGAAATATTCGGGCAACAGTTAAATTTGAAGAGTTCGGCGAACCCGCAATATGCTGAAGATTTGGCTAGTTTTGTGGATGAGCAGATTCGCAAAGTAGCTAATCAGAGCAACGATCCCCTAAAAGTGGCTCTTTTGGCGTCTATGAATATCGCTAACGAGCTCTTCGAGGAGCGCAGAGTCCAGCAAGAATCGGTGGACGAAATTGCCCAGAGGGCCGATTCCCTCATCGAAATGCTTGAAAAATCAGCATAA
- a CDS encoding 5-formyltetrahydrofolate cyclo-ligase — translation MERLSKAYCQTEKERCRKQMSGMRRAITKENHQKWSQLTCRRLSGLLDVLGARSVGVYSAVRGEVDLAWLWSMGNTCSRVFYFPRVSDGSLTFHQVREPRKELRPGAFGIPTPLDSLASESPSTFDVMILPGLAFDRFGNRIGSGAGFYDRLLGSLHIRPCLVGAGFLSQMVWEGSLPSGPYDVSMDWISTNRECVRSLSRVHKPRSS, via the coding sequence TTGGAGCGTTTATCCAAAGCGTATTGTCAGACGGAAAAAGAGCGTTGCCGAAAACAGATGAGTGGTATGCGGCGCGCGATCACGAAAGAGAACCATCAGAAGTGGAGTCAACTGACTTGTAGGCGTTTGAGTGGCTTACTCGATGTGTTGGGAGCGAGGTCTGTAGGTGTTTATTCAGCCGTAAGAGGTGAGGTAGACCTCGCCTGGCTTTGGAGCATGGGTAATACGTGTTCCAGGGTTTTTTATTTTCCACGTGTATCTGATGGTAGTCTGACATTTCATCAGGTCAGGGAGCCAAGGAAAGAACTCCGTCCAGGAGCTTTCGGGATTCCCACCCCTTTGGATTCTCTCGCTTCCGAATCCCCTTCAACGTTTGATGTCATGATTTTACCCGGGCTTGCATTTGATCGGTTCGGGAACCGTATTGGCTCGGGTGCAGGTTTTTATGACCGTCTGCTCGGGTCGCTGCATATTCGTCCCTGCCTCGTTGGTGCGGGCTTTTTATCTCAAATGGTTTGGGAGGGTAGTCTCCCTTCAGGACCATATGATGTTTCGATGGACTGGATCTCTACTAATCGGGAGTGTGTACGTTCGCTCTCCCGTGTTCATAAGCCTAGGAGTTCATAA
- the rny gene encoding ribonuclease Y, whose translation MDVMSLIVGVVVGAGLAGSAVLFISKKKTEEAIGRTQSSLDEKIREVESNSDKKLTQRLKEVEVTQKAELLRQREELERQNESRMEETQKLEQRVAQREETLDKRRETLDTKEGSLEQREQRLGDREGRMVDEEARYKDLQDQALRKLEEVAGMSVESAKKELMDRYMEEAKQDVAGEIQRMEQKAKENVERDAVKAVALAVERYSNDHIAESVVSVVDLPSDEMKGRIIGREGRNIRALEMATGVDVIIDDTPEAVVISCFDNVRRETARLSLESLVLDGRIHPGRIEDVVGKMKNEIQGRIREAGEQAIFEMGLEGFHPELVMLIGRLHYRTSYRQNALKHSLEVAHLTGMLASELRLEPTMAKRAGLLHDIGKASTHEVEGSHVQIGIDIAKRYNEPDEVINAIASHHEDEEANCIEAVLVKAADTLSAARPGARREMVQSYIKRLEALESIAESFKGVEKCYAIQAGREIRVAVTPDEITDAQASFLARDIAKRIEEERTYPGEILVTVIRETRHTATAR comes from the coding sequence ATGGATGTCATGTCATTAATAGTGGGAGTCGTCGTGGGGGCCGGGTTGGCTGGTTCTGCGGTGCTTTTCATTTCAAAGAAGAAAACAGAAGAGGCAATCGGGCGCACCCAGTCGAGCCTGGATGAGAAAATACGCGAGGTTGAATCGAACTCGGACAAAAAGCTGACGCAGCGCCTCAAAGAGGTTGAAGTTACGCAGAAGGCCGAGCTTCTCCGGCAGCGCGAAGAGTTGGAACGGCAAAATGAATCTAGAATGGAAGAGACACAAAAGCTTGAGCAGCGAGTTGCTCAGCGCGAGGAGACACTCGACAAGCGCAGAGAGACCCTCGACACCAAGGAAGGGTCTCTAGAGCAGCGAGAGCAGCGTCTCGGAGATCGCGAAGGGCGGATGGTGGACGAGGAAGCCCGCTACAAGGATCTTCAAGATCAGGCGTTGCGCAAGCTTGAGGAAGTGGCCGGAATGAGTGTTGAATCGGCCAAAAAAGAATTGATGGACAGGTATATGGAAGAAGCCAAGCAGGACGTTGCTGGCGAGATCCAGCGCATGGAGCAAAAAGCCAAGGAAAATGTGGAGCGCGATGCGGTGAAGGCCGTTGCGCTGGCTGTTGAAAGATATTCAAACGACCATATCGCCGAGAGTGTCGTGAGTGTGGTTGATCTCCCCTCTGATGAAATGAAGGGTCGAATCATCGGACGCGAGGGCCGAAACATCCGGGCGCTTGAGATGGCAACGGGTGTGGATGTGATCATCGATGATACACCCGAGGCGGTGGTGATCTCGTGCTTTGACAACGTTCGGCGAGAGACGGCGCGTCTTTCTCTGGAATCTCTCGTTCTGGACGGACGGATCCACCCCGGCCGGATCGAAGATGTTGTGGGCAAAATGAAAAATGAGATTCAGGGTAGAATTCGCGAGGCAGGCGAGCAGGCTATTTTTGAGATGGGCCTCGAGGGATTTCACCCTGAGCTGGTGATGCTCATCGGTCGTTTGCACTATCGCACCAGCTACCGTCAAAACGCGCTCAAGCATTCGCTTGAAGTGGCCCATCTTACCGGGATGTTGGCATCCGAACTTCGGCTTGAACCGACTATGGCGAAGCGGGCCGGCTTGCTTCACGATATTGGCAAGGCCTCAACGCATGAGGTCGAAGGCTCTCATGTGCAGATCGGAATCGATATCGCTAAGCGTTATAACGAGCCTGATGAGGTGATTAACGCCATCGCCTCCCACCACGAGGACGAGGAGGCGAATTGCATCGAGGCGGTGCTGGTGAAGGCGGCGGACACGCTCTCTGCGGCCAGGCCGGGCGCGAGGCGCGAAATGGTGCAGAGCTACATCAAGCGTCTTGAGGCGCTTGAGAGTATCGCCGAGTCTTTCAAGGGCGTGGAGAAATGTTATGCCATCCAAGCCGGGCGCGAGATACGGGTGGCGGTTACGCCGGATGAGATTACCGACGCACAGGCCTCTTTCCTCGCGCGAGATATCGCCAAGCGAATCGAGGAGGAGCGCACCTATCCCGGTGAAATCCTGGTGACGGTAATACGGGAAACTCGCCATACGGCCACGGCGCGGTAA
- a CDS encoding TIGR00282 family metallophosphoesterase, which translates to MKILFIGDIAGKVGRRMLAERLPGLLQRHETDLCIVNGENSAGGFGITNENAEDIFGAGADVITSGNHIWNKKETKEFMLHEPRLLRPSNYPTGAPGLGFFIANTLQGPVAVINLMGRVFMPPVDCPFQEANRLLKNLDSNVRMIFVDFHAEATSEKVAMGWHLDGRVSAVIGTHTHIQTADERVLPQGTAFLSDAGMTGPADSVIGIKTSIAVGKFLSGIPNRFEVSGGRGQINGVLVEVNPESGRANSILRISEQEDSG; encoded by the coding sequence TTGAAAATACTTTTTATTGGAGATATTGCCGGGAAGGTGGGCCGCCGGATGTTGGCGGAACGTCTTCCCGGTTTGCTTCAGAGGCACGAAACCGATCTGTGTATCGTTAACGGAGAAAACTCGGCCGGTGGGTTCGGCATCACAAATGAAAACGCCGAGGATATTTTTGGGGCTGGTGCGGATGTCATCACCTCGGGAAATCATATCTGGAACAAAAAAGAGACTAAAGAGTTTATGCTCCATGAGCCGCGTTTGCTCCGTCCGTCGAATTATCCTACGGGTGCACCGGGGTTGGGGTTCTTTATCGCTAATACATTGCAAGGCCCAGTCGCCGTTATTAATCTAATGGGCCGGGTTTTTATGCCTCCGGTTGATTGTCCGTTCCAGGAGGCCAACCGTTTGCTCAAAAATCTTGATTCCAACGTCCGTATGATTTTTGTCGATTTCCATGCCGAGGCGACGAGCGAGAAGGTTGCCATGGGGTGGCATCTCGATGGCCGGGTGAGCGCAGTTATCGGGACCCACACACACATCCAGACGGCGGACGAAAGAGTTTTGCCACAGGGAACAGCTTTTCTCTCTGACGCGGGAATGACCGGGCCTGCTGATTCGGTGATCGGTATAAAGACTTCCATCGCGGTGGGAAAGTTTCTCTCGGGCATTCCTAATCGCTTTGAGGTGTCTGGTGGGCGAGGCCAGATTAATGGAGTTCTCGTTGAGGTGAATCCTGAAAGTGGCCGGGCAAACTCGATTCTCAGAATTTCTGAGCAAGAAGATAGCGGATGA
- a CDS encoding LON peptidase substrate-binding domain-containing protein yields MTSDSLPLFPLRVVLLPDEILPLHIFEERYKEMINECLDHGGPFGVVLAENNEIRNIGCAARVTNVLERFPDGKLNIMTQGKERFRILHPYQELAYMTADVEYFDDPPESEASPDLAEKIIDAISDADTGKSHVTDEIRRDFKKLSFRAGAMLGLSLSSKQMLLESVSPDERAEIILEMLEESRRTSVNLKTIQENDTHRNGHQNGHFKK; encoded by the coding sequence ATGACCAGTGACTCTCTCCCCTTGTTTCCGCTCCGGGTAGTTCTTCTCCCCGATGAAATTCTGCCCCTCCACATATTCGAGGAGCGCTACAAGGAGATGATCAACGAGTGTTTGGATCACGGCGGGCCGTTCGGGGTCGTTTTGGCCGAGAACAACGAGATACGAAACATTGGCTGCGCCGCGCGGGTCACTAACGTCCTCGAGAGATTTCCAGACGGCAAACTCAATATTATGACCCAGGGAAAAGAAAGATTCAGAATCCTCCACCCTTACCAGGAACTTGCCTACATGACCGCCGATGTCGAGTATTTCGACGATCCGCCCGAGAGCGAAGCCTCCCCCGATCTGGCAGAGAAGATAATCGACGCCATTTCAGATGCGGATACCGGCAAATCCCATGTTACGGATGAAATTCGGCGAGACTTTAAAAAACTTTCTTTTCGGGCCGGGGCCATGCTTGGCCTCTCGCTTTCGAGCAAACAGATGCTTCTTGAGTCCGTGTCCCCGGACGAGCGGGCGGAGATTATTTTAGAAATGCTTGAGGAATCGAGAAGAACAAGTGTGAATTTAAAAACTATTCAAGAAAACGACACACACCGAAATGGACACCAAAACGGGCACTTCAAGAAATAA
- a CDS encoding methylmalonyl-CoA mutase, whose product MEEDRHITTSGIRLKPFHGEGAEGTVPDDGGAPAEFPFTRGIYADMYRGRVWTMRQYAGFGTAQETNQRFHYLLEHGQKGLSVAFDLPTQIGFDADHSLAFGEVGKVGVSICSLEDMEVLLEGLPLEQISTSMTINATASVLLCFYLAAAEKRGIPFDALRGTVQNDILKEYIARGTYIYPPGPSMRLITDTIAFCKENVPKWNAISISGYHIREAGSTAVQEVGFTLGDGIAYVQAAVDRGLDVDEIGSQISFFFNVHNHFLEEIAKFRAARRLWARIMRERFGAKSDKACMLRFHAQTAGSALTAQQPRNNVVRVAVQAMAAVLGGAQSLHTNSMDEALALPTEKAVRIALRTQEILVEETNLAETVDPCAGSYAIEALTDEIEARAEKIISRIDEMGGMLRAIEKGWVQREVQESAYQAQRAIDDGRSTVVGVNEYATGSEPAIHTLQIRPEVEEEQRARLAALRERRDASAVSERLGALSDAAKGGDNLLPYILDAVRVYTTVGEISDVMRANFGEYREEVEI is encoded by the coding sequence ATGGAAGAAGATCGACATATCACCACTTCGGGGATTCGGCTCAAGCCGTTTCATGGAGAGGGTGCGGAGGGAACTGTTCCTGATGACGGGGGTGCTCCAGCCGAATTTCCCTTTACCCGGGGGATCTACGCCGATATGTACCGGGGGCGCGTTTGGACGATGCGCCAGTACGCCGGATTCGGCACTGCCCAAGAAACAAATCAGCGCTTTCATTACCTACTTGAGCATGGCCAGAAGGGCCTCTCTGTGGCTTTTGACCTGCCCACGCAGATTGGCTTTGACGCTGATCATTCCCTTGCTTTTGGCGAGGTGGGCAAAGTTGGTGTTTCCATTTGCTCGCTCGAGGACATGGAAGTGCTCCTCGAAGGATTGCCTCTCGAGCAGATTTCCACTTCGATGACGATTAACGCCACCGCATCCGTTTTGCTCTGTTTTTATTTGGCAGCAGCAGAGAAACGGGGAATTCCATTTGATGCTCTCAGGGGGACGGTGCAGAACGATATTCTGAAAGAATATATTGCCCGGGGGACTTACATTTACCCTCCTGGCCCGAGCATGCGGCTGATTACGGACACCATCGCCTTTTGTAAGGAAAACGTGCCCAAATGGAACGCTATTTCCATCAGCGGCTACCATATTCGCGAGGCGGGCTCGACGGCTGTGCAAGAAGTGGGCTTCACCCTTGGCGACGGCATCGCCTATGTGCAGGCCGCAGTGGATAGAGGTCTTGATGTCGATGAGATAGGGAGCCAAATTTCTTTTTTCTTCAATGTGCATAATCATTTTCTCGAGGAGATAGCCAAGTTTCGCGCGGCGCGTCGGCTTTGGGCGAGGATCATGCGCGAGCGATTCGGCGCTAAATCGGATAAGGCGTGCATGCTTCGTTTTCATGCCCAGACGGCGGGAAGTGCGCTTACTGCGCAGCAGCCTCGGAACAATGTCGTGCGGGTGGCGGTCCAGGCGATGGCGGCGGTCCTGGGCGGGGCGCAGTCGCTCCACACGAATTCGATGGATGAGGCCCTCGCCCTACCCACCGAAAAAGCGGTGCGCATTGCGCTAAGAACCCAGGAAATACTCGTCGAGGAGACGAATTTGGCCGAAACGGTAGATCCTTGTGCCGGTTCATATGCCATCGAGGCCCTGACGGACGAAATCGAGGCACGGGCAGAAAAGATTATCTCCCGTATCGATGAGATGGGCGGCATGCTCAGGGCAATCGAAAAGGGGTGGGTGCAGCGCGAGGTTCAGGAAAGCGCCTATCAGGCCCAGCGTGCGATAGATGATGGGCGGAGCACCGTCGTGGGCGTGAACGAATACGCCACCGGGAGCGAACCTGCGATTCATACCCTCCAGATACGTCCTGAGGTCGAGGAGGAGCAACGTGCGCGTCTGGCGGCGCTGAGGGAAAGACGAGACGCCTCTGCCGTTTCCGAGCGCCTGGGCGCCCTGAGCGATGCGGCAAAGGGGGGAGACAACCTTCTTCCCTATATCCTGGATGCTGTTCGCGTTTATACGACGGTGGGCGAGATATCCGATGTGATGCGTGCGAATTTCGGCGAATACCGGGAAGAAGTGGAAATTTGA